One Ranitomeya variabilis isolate aRanVar5 chromosome 4, aRanVar5.hap1, whole genome shotgun sequence genomic window, CATcgaaccggaccgcagtgggaccgcccctgggtgagtataatctaacctttatttctcatctttcagtttacatcgagagcttatctacagcattacagaatgctgtagaaaagccccttatgccggtggccttagtttataggccatttttggggtgaccgaCTCccttttaagtagaaatgttcaaaaatataaaattcaatgatattttattcaaaaataattgtttttttcttagcagatgactgcacccggagatcagagggacagctgacatcttcaatttttaaatcggaTGATCTTGAAATCCCACAGGATGCAACTGAATTGAATGCCATGActtcagatataccatcatcccttcacagcaaagttcTGTCATCTGatcttttgaaacaggtcctgtctcctGATTTATTACTGACTACAAAGGAAAATGAAAGTCACACAATAAGCATTAAAACACAATCTGCTCCTAAAGAAAAGAAATCATTTTCacattcagaatatggaaataccataaaccaaagaacccacacagctgtggttaagcaccagagaacccacacaggggagaagccattttcctgttcagaatgtgggaaatgttttaaacagaaatcggctttggttaagcaccacagaacccacacaggggagaagcctttttcctgttcagcatgtgggaaatgttttaaccagaaacacaagcttgttatacatcaaagaacccacacaggtgagaacgctttttcttgttcagaatgtgggaaatgttttaaccagaaatcatatttgcataagcaccagagaattcacacaggggagaagccttattcatgttcagaatgtgggaaatcttttaacgagaaatcagttttggttaagcaccagagaacccacacaggggagaagcctttttcctgttcagcatgtgggaaatgttttatcgagAAACAGAAGCTTGTTATacatcaaagaacccacacaggtgagaacgctttttcctgttcagaatgtgggaaatgttttaaccagaaatcatatttgcTTAAGCACAAGAGAATTCACACAGTtgagaagccttattcatgttcagaatgtgagaaatgttttaaccacaaatataaactagttacgcaccagagaacccacacaggggagaagccttttccctgttcagaatgtgggaaatgttttaacgagaaatcagttttggttaagcatcagagaacccacacaggtgagaacgctttctcctgttcagaatgtgggaaatgttttaacgagaaatcatatttggttgtgcaccatagaactcacacaggggagaagcctttttcctgttcagaatgtgggaaatgttttaaccagaaatcatatttgcttaagcaccagagaattcacacaggggagaagccttattcatgttcagaatgtgggaaatgttttaacgagaaatcagatttggttgtgcaccatagaactcacacaggggagaagcctttttcctgttcagaatgtgggaaatgttttaaccacaaatataaactagttacacaccagagaacccacacaggggagaagcctttatcctgttcagaatgtgggaagtgttttaaccagAAAACAAATTtgtttaagcaccagagaactcacacaggggtgaagtaTTTTTCCtgcacagaatgtgggaaatattttaaccataaaTTTATTCTTGTtgcgcaccagagaactcacacaggggagaaacctttttcctgttcagcatgtgggaaatgttttgtgaatAAATCAAATcttcttagtcaccagagaactcacacaggggagaagcctttttcatgttcagaatgtgggaaatgttttaaccacaaacgtAATCTTTTtgtgcaccagagaactcacacaggggagaagcctttttcctgttcagcatgtgggaaatgttttacacagaaaccaaactttgttaagcaccagagagctcacacagtggagaaacctttttgctgttcagaatgtgggaagtgttttaagcataaatcagattttgttatgcaccagagaacccacacaggggagaagcctttttcatgttcagaatgtgggaaatgttttaaacagatatCAGATTTTGTTAGTCACAAAAGAATTCATAGTCGGGAGAAGCCTCTTTCATGTTagtaatgtggaaaatattttgcacAGAAATTAACTCGTAAtaaacatcagagcagtcacacaggggagaagccttttccatgttcagaatgttggaaatgttttaaccaataaTTGCAttttcttaaagtggttgtccactattaAGGCAAtcccttgtcattcctcatgtttggctttaacccctttcccaccttggacgtatccatatgtcccTGTAACCTGGGTCATATTGACATCTCGACAATTTTGCTCTCACACGGCCTGTGCAAACACGATCACCGCTGGGATTCACCTGATTCTGACTGCTGACACCCGacactcagtgccaggagtggtcccacACCGCTCCTGCGGTACTTTAATCCCCTAAGTGATGTGATCGAGCTCACAGCAGACCGCCTCTTTGCCTTTGGTTCGGAGACCCTGCAACATCTTTGTGGggtcctgatcgttgccatggtgacccaatgttgtgACGATGACctgagctagcaaagttgctttaTCATAATCGGCAACTTTGTGTGTCAGAGCAGcggtgacagtttgcatagcatagggatgctcctgtatccccatgctatacaagtgatcagcctggaaaaaatgaaagtcccatagtgggacaaagtaaaaaaaaagttaaagaaagtaaaaaaaaaaaaaaaagtttagaaaaaatgtaaaaatataaaaaaaatcaaaaataaaaagtaaaaatatattgtacccataaatatttgaataaaaaaaatataagcaataaaagtacacatttggtatcgtcgCATCCAGAACAAAcacacctatgaaactgtcccactatttaacctctttagtgaaaccataaaaattcaataaaaaacaagacaaaaaacaatgctttgtcatcataccgttgaacagaaagtggaataaaaagcgatcaaaaaaataaatataaataaacatggtaccgctgaaacgtcATCTTGCCTGCAAAAAAGGAGCCATCATACagatccatcagtggaaaaataaaaaggttatagctctcagaataaaggaatgcaaaaataataattttttcaacaggaaagatatatatcttggtaccgtgttagccagtagatagaataatatttagaattgagagtcctcagtggttgataccttttaatggctaactgaaaagatggt contains:
- the LOC143767927 gene encoding uncharacterized protein LOC143767927 isoform X3; protein product: MWSAALRVEVSTISDPLSEDLLYKRIFLIYPAKMDMDRDKMAERILHLTLEILFRLTGEDYTAVKKTFSEHCQDPVSEGLGRPMSPITGPLPHPLIHEDINDQKILELTYKMIELLTGEVPIRCQDVAVYFSMEEWEYLEGHKDLYKDVVMEVPQPLTSPDLSSKRTTPERCPRPRLPQDCKQEDPNVPQDHQSEDLTHINTTETCVRDDERCKEEIPTCDYPDNCTRRSEGQLTSSVFKSDDLKIPQDATVLNAMTSDIPSSLHSKDLSSDPLKQVSTISDPLGEDLHKKIFLIYPSKMDMDRDKMAEKILHLTLEILFRLTGEDYTVVKKTSSESCQDPESEGWGRLLSPIMGPPPHPLIHEDINNQKILELTYKMIELLTGEVPIRCQDVAVYFSMEEWEYLAGHKDVYKDIMMEVPQPLTSPDLSSKRTTPERCSSPLLPQDCKQEDPNFPQDHQGEDLTHINTTETYVRGDECCKEEIPTYDYPADDCTRRSEGQLTSSIFKSDDLEIPQDATELNAMTSDIPSSLHSKVLSSDLLKQVLSPDLLLTTKENESHTISIKTQSAPKEKKSFSHSEYGNTINQRTHTAVVKHQRTHTGEKPFSCSECGKCFKQKSALVKHHRTHTGEKPFSCSACGKCFNQKHKLVIHQRTHTGENAFSCSECGKCFNQKSYLHKHQRIHTGEKPYSCSECGKSFNEKSVLVKHQRTHTGEKPFSCSACGKCFIEKQKLVIHQRTHTGENAFSCSECGKCFNQKSYLLKHKRIHTVEKPYSCSECEKCFNHKYKLVTHQRTHTGEKPFPCSECGKCFNEKSVLVKHQRTHTGENAFSCSECGKCFNEKSYLVVHHRTHTGEKPFSCSECGKCFNQKSYLLKHQRIHTGEKPYSCSECGKCFNEKSDLVVHHRTHTGEKPFSCSECGKCFNHKYKLVTHQRTHTGEKPLSCSECGKCFNQKTNLFKHQRTHTGVKYFSCTECGKYFNHKFILVAHQRTHTGEKPFSCSACGKCFVNKSNLLSHQRTHTGEKPFSCSECGKCFNHKRNLFVHQRTHTGEKPFSCSACGKCFTQKPNFVKHQRAHTVEKPFCCSECGKCFKHKSDFVMHQRTHTGEKPFSCSECGKCFKQISDFVSHKRIHSREKPLSC
- the LOC143767927 gene encoding uncharacterized protein LOC143767927 isoform X1 codes for the protein MWSAALRVEVSTISDPLSEDLLYKRIFLIYPAKMDMDRDKMAERILHLTLEILFRLTGEDYTAVKKTFSEHCQDPVSEGLGRPMSPITGPLPHPLIHEDINDQKILELTYKMIELLTGEVPIRCQDVAVYFSMEEWEYLEGHKDLYKDVVMEVPQPLTSPDLSSKRTTPERCPRPRLPQDCKQEDPNVPQDHQSEDLTHINTTETCVRDDERCKEEIPTCDYPADNCTRRSEGQLTSSVFKSDDLKIPQDATVLNAMTSDIPSSLHSKDLSSDPLKQVSTISDPLGEDLHKKIFLIYPSKMDMDRDKMAEKILHLTLEILFRLTGEDYTVVKKTSSESCQDPESEGWGRLLSPIMGPPPHPLIHEDINNQKILELTYKMIELLTGEVPIRCQDVAVYFSMEEWEYLAGHKDVYKDIMMEVPQPLTSPDLSSKRTTPERCSSPLLPQDCKQEDPNFPQDHQGEDLTHINTTETYVRGDECCKEEIPTYDYPADDCTRRSEGQLTSSIFKSDDLEIPQDATELNAMTSDIPSSLHSKVLSSDLLKQVLSPDLLLTTKENESHTISIKTQSAPKEKKSFSHSEYGNTINQRTHTAVVKHQRTHTGEKPFSCSECGKCFKQKSALVKHHRTHTGEKPFSCSACGKCFNQKHKLVIHQRTHTGENAFSCSECGKCFNQKSYLHKHQRIHTGEKPYSCSECGKSFNEKSVLVKHQRTHTGEKPFSCSACGKCFIEKQKLVIHQRTHTGENAFSCSECGKCFNQKSYLLKHKRIHTVEKPYSCSECEKCFNHKYKLVTHQRTHTGEKPFPCSECGKCFNEKSVLVKHQRTHTGENAFSCSECGKCFNEKSYLVVHHRTHTGEKPFSCSECGKCFNQKSYLLKHQRIHTGEKPYSCSECGKCFNEKSDLVVHHRTHTGEKPFSCSECGKCFNHKYKLVTHQRTHTGEKPLSCSECGKCFNQKTNLFKHQRTHTGVKYFSCTECGKYFNHKFILVAHQRTHTGEKPFSCSACGKCFVNKSNLLSHQRTHTGEKPFSCSECGKCFNHKRNLFVHQRTHTGEKPFSCSACGKCFTQKPNFVKHQRAHTVEKPFCCSECGKCFKHKSDFVMHQRTHTGEKPFSCSECGKCFKQISDFVSHKRIHSREKPLSC
- the LOC143767927 gene encoding uncharacterized protein LOC143767927 isoform X4 gives rise to the protein MDMDRDKMAERILHLTLEILFRLTGEDYTAVKKTFSEHCQDPVSEGLGRPMSPITGPLPHPLIHEDINDQKILELTYKMIELLTGEVPIRCQDVAVYFSMEEWEYLEGHKDLYKDVVMEVPQPLTSPDLSSKRTTPERCPRPRLPQDCKQEDPNVPQDHQSEDLTHINTTETCVRDDERCKEEIPTCDYPADNCTRRSEGQLTSSVFKSDDLKIPQDATVLNAMTSDIPSSLHSKDLSSDPLKQVSTISDPLGEDLHKKIFLIYPSKMDMDRDKMAEKILHLTLEILFRLTGEDYTVVKKTSSESCQDPESEGWGRLLSPIMGPPPHPLIHEDINNQKILELTYKMIELLTGEVPIRCQDVAVYFSMEEWEYLAGHKDVYKDIMMEVPQPLTSPDLSSKRTTPERCSSPLLPQDCKQEDPNFPQDHQGEDLTHINTTETYVRGDECCKEEIPTYDYPADDCTRRSEGQLTSSIFKSDDLEIPQDATELNAMTSDIPSSLHSKVLSSDLLKQVLSPDLLLTTKENESHTISIKTQSAPKEKKSFSHSEYGNTINQRTHTAVVKHQRTHTGEKPFSCSECGKCFKQKSALVKHHRTHTGEKPFSCSACGKCFNQKHKLVIHQRTHTGENAFSCSECGKCFNQKSYLHKHQRIHTGEKPYSCSECGKSFNEKSVLVKHQRTHTGEKPFSCSACGKCFIEKQKLVIHQRTHTGENAFSCSECGKCFNQKSYLLKHKRIHTVEKPYSCSECEKCFNHKYKLVTHQRTHTGEKPFPCSECGKCFNEKSVLVKHQRTHTGENAFSCSECGKCFNEKSYLVVHHRTHTGEKPFSCSECGKCFNQKSYLLKHQRIHTGEKPYSCSECGKCFNEKSDLVVHHRTHTGEKPFSCSECGKCFNHKYKLVTHQRTHTGEKPLSCSECGKCFNQKTNLFKHQRTHTGVKYFSCTECGKYFNHKFILVAHQRTHTGEKPFSCSACGKCFVNKSNLLSHQRTHTGEKPFSCSECGKCFNHKRNLFVHQRTHTGEKPFSCSACGKCFTQKPNFVKHQRAHTVEKPFCCSECGKCFKHKSDFVMHQRTHTGEKPFSCSECGKCFKQISDFVSHKRIHSREKPLSC
- the LOC143767927 gene encoding uncharacterized protein LOC143767927 isoform X2, which gives rise to MWSAALRVEVSTISDPLSEDLLYKRIFLIYPAKMDMDRDKMAERILHLTLEILFRLTGEDYTAVKKTFSEHCQDPVSEGLGRPMSPITGPLPHPLIHEDINDQKILELTYKMIELLTGEVPIRCQDVAVYFSMEEWEYLEGHKDLYKDVVMEVPQPLTSPDLSSKRTTPERCPRPRLPQDCKQEDPNVPQDHQSEDLTHINTTETCVRDDERCKEEIPTCDYPADNCTRRSEGQLTSSVFKSDDLKIPQDATVLNAMTSDIPSSLHSKDLSSDPLKQVSTISDPLGEDLHKKIFLIYPSKMDMDRDKMAEKILHLTLEILFRLTGEDYTVVKKTSSESCQDPESEGWGRLLSPIMGPPPHPLIHEDINNQKILELTYKMIELLTGEVPIRCQDVAVYFSMEEWEYLAGHKDVYKDIMMEVPQPLTSPDLSSKRTTPERCSSPLLPQDCKQEDPNFPQDHQGEDLTHINTTETYVRGDECCKEEIPTYDYPDDCTRRSEGQLTSSIFKSDDLEIPQDATELNAMTSDIPSSLHSKVLSSDLLKQVLSPDLLLTTKENESHTISIKTQSAPKEKKSFSHSEYGNTINQRTHTAVVKHQRTHTGEKPFSCSECGKCFKQKSALVKHHRTHTGEKPFSCSACGKCFNQKHKLVIHQRTHTGENAFSCSECGKCFNQKSYLHKHQRIHTGEKPYSCSECGKSFNEKSVLVKHQRTHTGEKPFSCSACGKCFIEKQKLVIHQRTHTGENAFSCSECGKCFNQKSYLLKHKRIHTVEKPYSCSECEKCFNHKYKLVTHQRTHTGEKPFPCSECGKCFNEKSVLVKHQRTHTGENAFSCSECGKCFNEKSYLVVHHRTHTGEKPFSCSECGKCFNQKSYLLKHQRIHTGEKPYSCSECGKCFNEKSDLVVHHRTHTGEKPFSCSECGKCFNHKYKLVTHQRTHTGEKPLSCSECGKCFNQKTNLFKHQRTHTGVKYFSCTECGKYFNHKFILVAHQRTHTGEKPFSCSACGKCFVNKSNLLSHQRTHTGEKPFSCSECGKCFNHKRNLFVHQRTHTGEKPFSCSACGKCFTQKPNFVKHQRAHTVEKPFCCSECGKCFKHKSDFVMHQRTHTGEKPFSCSECGKCFKQISDFVSHKRIHSREKPLSC